One genomic window of Candidatus Nitrospira inopinata includes the following:
- a CDS encoding ABC transporter ATP-binding protein, which yields MLASGLLVMSVAAVNLALLRLTGALWDVITVRQDADRMTELIGVLLGLVLLQGLCTMGHSYLTAWVSQRIMADFRRHVFAHLQTLDVKFFARRRTGELLSRLMNDVGIIQSVATELPIDSAKQLVTFVGGLAFLFTMNWRLSLLILILLPLLVLVAKMFGRRLKALSLSLQDQTAALNTLAEEVISGIRIVKSFVQTKREEERFSAQIDQTLRVTMRRAGIMALFIPTISLLTFSIAAAVIWYGGRQVVEGAITPGDLFAFILFAGILIGPFSSAARVFSQVKEAQGAMQRVFEILDVEPAVQDQPGAIVLSTVTGHVRFEDVGFAYDPRAPVLSHVSFEAKPGEVIAIVGPTGAGKTTVVNLLHRFYDPTEGRIMIDDYDLKQVTVESWYRQLALVPQETILFGGTILDNVRYGNPAADEPEIERACKAAHAHDFIMSLPDRYRTIVGEKGINLSGGQRQRLAIARAILKNPRVLLLDEATSSLDSESERLVQEALNRLMHGRTTFIVAHRLSTVQHADRILVLDKGRLVEEGTHAQLMERKGLYHYLYTIRLNDPVG from the coding sequence ATGCTGGCAAGCGGCCTCCTCGTCATGAGCGTGGCCGCCGTCAATCTGGCCTTGCTTCGATTGACAGGCGCGCTGTGGGACGTCATCACGGTCCGCCAAGATGCCGACCGAATGACGGAACTGATCGGCGTCTTGCTCGGGCTCGTGCTTCTCCAAGGCCTCTGCACGATGGGGCACAGCTATCTGACCGCATGGGTGTCTCAGCGAATCATGGCCGACTTCCGCCGGCACGTCTTTGCGCATTTGCAGACGCTGGACGTCAAGTTCTTCGCCCGCCGACGAACCGGCGAGCTGCTGTCTCGATTAATGAACGACGTCGGAATCATCCAGTCGGTCGCGACGGAACTGCCGATCGACAGCGCAAAACAGCTTGTCACGTTCGTCGGCGGACTGGCCTTTCTGTTCACGATGAATTGGCGTCTCTCGCTCCTGATCTTGATTCTTCTCCCGTTGTTGGTGTTGGTCGCCAAAATGTTCGGACGCAGGCTCAAGGCGCTCTCCCTGTCACTTCAGGACCAGACCGCCGCCCTCAACACCTTGGCCGAGGAAGTGATTTCCGGCATCCGCATCGTCAAATCGTTCGTGCAGACAAAGCGCGAAGAAGAGCGATTTTCAGCGCAGATCGATCAAACCCTCCGTGTCACCATGCGCCGAGCCGGCATCATGGCCCTGTTCATCCCGACCATCAGCCTGCTCACCTTTTCCATCGCGGCCGCCGTCATCTGGTACGGAGGCCGGCAAGTGGTCGAGGGCGCCATCACCCCCGGCGATCTGTTCGCCTTCATCTTGTTTGCGGGCATCCTGATCGGTCCCTTCAGCTCGGCCGCCCGTGTCTTCTCGCAGGTGAAAGAGGCCCAGGGCGCCATGCAGCGGGTGTTCGAAATACTGGACGTGGAACCGGCCGTTCAAGACCAACCGGGAGCGATCGTCCTCTCCACGGTGACCGGCCACGTGCGGTTCGAAGACGTCGGCTTCGCCTATGATCCACGCGCCCCCGTTCTCTCGCACGTATCGTTCGAGGCCAAGCCCGGCGAGGTCATCGCGATCGTCGGACCGACCGGCGCCGGAAAGACGACCGTCGTCAATCTGCTCCACCGATTCTACGACCCGACCGAAGGTCGAATCATGATCGACGATTACGATCTGAAACAGGTGACCGTCGAGAGTTGGTATCGGCAACTGGCGCTGGTTCCGCAGGAAACCATTTTGTTCGGCGGCACCATTCTGGACAACGTTCGCTACGGAAATCCCGCCGCCGATGAGCCGGAAATAGAGCGCGCCTGCAAGGCGGCGCATGCCCACGACTTTATTATGAGTTTGCCCGACAGGTATCGAACCATCGTCGGAGAAAAGGGCATCAACCTCTCAGGAGGGCAGCGTCAACGCCTTGCGATCGCGCGGGCGATTCTAAAGAACCCGCGCGTCTTGCTGCTGGATGAAGCCACGTCCTCTCTCGACAGCGAGTCGGAACGTCTGGTCCAAGAAGCCCTCAATCGCCTGATGCACGGGAGGACGACGTTCATCGTCGCCCATCGGCTTTCCACCGTCCAACACGCCGACCGCATTCTTGTCCTGGACAAAGGCCGTCTCGTTGAAGAAGGCACCCACGCCCAGCTCATGGAGCGCAAGGGCCTCTATCACTATCTGTACACAATCCGCCTGAACGATCCGGTGGGATAG
- a CDS encoding Maf family protein, whose product MASTSPRRRELLGLLGVPFDVCEPSFVEQPTSGLVPREQVAHFALEKARSVAGARPGDIVLGGDTVIESDGRFLGKPRDREDARRMLTSLAGRPHQVHTAVALCHQARSIERVDVATAVVHMKPDGGGIERYLETGEFLGKAGSYSIQGSGADLIEKIEGDYTTVVGFPLSVVAGLLRLAGYPVAQEEVAALYRRTPYPNWSRFAS is encoded by the coding sequence TTGGCATCGACGTCGCCGCGTCGCCGGGAGCTGCTCGGTCTTTTGGGAGTGCCTTTCGACGTCTGCGAGCCGAGTTTTGTCGAACAACCGACGTCCGGCCTCGTCCCTCGCGAGCAGGTGGCGCACTTTGCCTTGGAGAAGGCGCGATCCGTTGCGGGGGCGCGACCCGGCGACATTGTGTTGGGCGGTGATACCGTGATCGAGTCCGATGGCCGCTTTCTGGGGAAGCCTCGCGACAGGGAAGATGCCCGCCGCATGCTGACGAGCCTCGCAGGACGACCTCATCAGGTCCATACCGCCGTGGCCCTCTGTCATCAAGCGCGATCCATCGAACGGGTGGATGTTGCGACGGCCGTCGTCCACATGAAACCCGACGGCGGCGGGATTGAACGGTATCTTGAGACCGGAGAGTTCTTGGGCAAGGCCGGAAGCTACTCCATTCAAGGGAGCGGGGCGGATTTGATCGAAAAGATCGAGGGTGATTACACAACGGTCGTCGGGTTTCCCTTGAGCGTCGTTGCGGGTCTGTTGCGGCTTGCCGGTTATCCGGTCGCGCAAGAGGAAGTGGCAGCCTTGTATCGACGAACGCCTTATCCGAACTGGTCTCGGTTTGCGAGCTGA
- a CDS encoding tRNA dihydrouridine synthase, translating to MNFWETLPRPVIGLAPMDGVTDAGFRSVVAQQGKPDVIFTEFTHVHDVCLGPEHLLDTLIYSEIERPIVAQLYGNNPGLFYRAAYAVCELGFDGLDINMGCPSKSVASSGSGAGLIRTPELARAIIREAKRGIDDWASGRTLEQAGFQPEKAAVFRRLNERRGGQARVERRSIPLSVKTRIGYDAVTVEPWLEQLVAERPAAISLHGRTLKQMYRGSADWSAIARAARMVGGTGILLLGNGDIQSLHEAATRVRETGVDGVLVGRSVLGAPWFFREKERARTVVQRTNEADVGWDEQEVPLSRRFAVLLDHARQFEAFCGPNRFYRMRKHLAWYCKGFPRAAALRARMVRVSSIGELESILDDYLNDRLLPALTEGVDDELEPVSRCG from the coding sequence GTGAACTTTTGGGAGACGTTGCCTCGCCCTGTCATCGGCCTTGCTCCCATGGACGGCGTTACGGACGCGGGCTTTCGCTCCGTCGTTGCGCAGCAGGGAAAACCGGACGTCATCTTCACGGAATTCACGCATGTGCACGACGTCTGTCTCGGTCCCGAGCATCTGCTGGACACCCTTATCTACAGCGAGATCGAGCGCCCGATCGTGGCGCAGCTCTACGGGAACAATCCCGGTCTGTTTTATCGGGCCGCCTACGCCGTGTGCGAACTGGGGTTTGACGGGTTGGACATCAACATGGGTTGCCCATCCAAGAGCGTGGCCTCGTCCGGGTCCGGCGCGGGGTTGATCAGGACTCCGGAATTGGCGCGGGCCATCATCCGAGAGGCGAAGCGTGGAATCGACGACTGGGCGAGTGGCAGGACGCTGGAGCAAGCCGGATTCCAGCCCGAGAAGGCGGCGGTGTTTCGCCGGCTCAATGAGCGCCGTGGAGGTCAAGCACGGGTCGAGCGTCGCTCCATTCCGCTTTCCGTTAAAACGAGGATCGGCTATGACGCCGTGACGGTGGAGCCATGGCTCGAGCAGTTGGTGGCGGAACGTCCGGCGGCGATCTCCCTTCACGGGCGGACGCTTAAGCAGATGTATCGCGGCTCGGCGGATTGGTCGGCCATTGCTCGCGCGGCGAGAATGGTCGGAGGGACGGGTATCCTGTTGTTGGGAAACGGCGATATCCAGAGCCTTCATGAAGCGGCGACGCGCGTTCGTGAGACGGGAGTGGACGGCGTGTTGGTCGGGCGATCCGTTCTCGGCGCGCCGTGGTTTTTTAGGGAGAAGGAACGGGCCCGCACGGTTGTACAGCGGACGAACGAAGCGGATGTCGGGTGGGATGAGCAAGAGGTCCCGCTGAGCCGGCGATTCGCCGTCTTGCTGGATCACGCCCGTCAATTTGAAGCGTTCTGCGGACCCAATCGGTTCTATCGCATGCGCAAGCACCTGGCCTGGTATTGCAAAGGATTTCCCCGTGCGGCCGCGCTTCGCGCGCGGATGGTGCGCGTGTCTTCCATCGGCGAACTTGAATCCATTTTGGACGATTATCTGAACGACCGACTTCTCCCGGCTCTGACGGAGGGAGTCGATGATGAACTGGAACCGGTCTCGCGATGCGGATAG
- a CDS encoding multinuclear nonheme iron-dependent oxidase produces the protein METSDLVERSFLRRLEQVPLHGLGLSLDVYSPDIFTLLGTLCQRQVFPDYMEIFRAVPAALAAVRNRMGEGLTPYHGEGLWLTQPGVHEDPVFLKEVDEIARHLSVLDSAWLTHECAAKSIAGYSYGTYLPPLYTEAGAAVVAENAMVAQTMLDRHDGFVNGRSPLLLLELPPLTYFVAGTLPIPTFFRLITQAAPCGLVLDVGHLWTVFRYSGAWRTASLEQFVDGFLEEFPLHRVVQIHVAGLDLHAADESVPGVCPRREQTDRPPSWIDAHGAPIPPLLFEMLDRILGNPRLTNLRGLALEVDTKAVPLIVKEFSEFQERYARVFSQGRRPKKTLCWDEETQTTQKQCTSAAVRSALESAYERYARVVSGQAEPGGPEWTQPTACIDELDLYRSVYLPYEVLFWGGDVRAMFPESCGRLDEKRVPLSTFVSFWFERPRTMEGSYDFFLVKISMFVEFVRQAVPELIDVAEREADELRRAYDLANEPSPQAVGWV, from the coding sequence ATGGAGACTTCGGATCTCGTCGAGCGATCGTTCCTCCGTCGTCTTGAGCAGGTCCCGCTTCATGGGCTGGGCCTTTCCCTCGACGTCTACTCCCCCGATATCTTTACCTTGCTTGGAACGCTGTGCCAACGTCAAGTGTTTCCCGACTATATGGAGATCTTTCGCGCGGTTCCCGCGGCGTTGGCCGCCGTCAGGAACCGGATGGGAGAAGGTTTGACTCCGTACCATGGAGAAGGATTGTGGCTAACGCAGCCAGGCGTTCATGAAGATCCGGTGTTTCTTAAGGAGGTAGATGAGATCGCGCGCCACCTGTCGGTGCTCGACAGCGCATGGCTGACACACGAATGCGCCGCCAAATCTATCGCCGGTTATTCGTATGGAACCTATTTGCCGCCGCTTTATACCGAAGCCGGTGCGGCCGTGGTGGCCGAAAATGCAATGGTCGCGCAAACCATGCTTGATCGGCATGATGGCTTCGTGAACGGCCGCTCCCCGTTGCTGCTTCTCGAGCTGCCTCCATTGACCTATTTTGTGGCGGGCACCCTGCCGATCCCGACGTTTTTCCGTCTTATTACCCAGGCCGCCCCCTGCGGGCTCGTGCTCGATGTCGGGCATCTGTGGACCGTGTTTCGTTACTCAGGGGCTTGGCGAACGGCTTCCCTTGAGCAATTCGTCGATGGATTTCTTGAAGAGTTTCCCTTGCATCGCGTCGTCCAAATCCACGTCGCCGGTCTCGACCTCCATGCCGCCGACGAGAGCGTTCCAGGAGTCTGTCCGCGTCGGGAACAGACGGATCGCCCCCCCTCTTGGATAGACGCCCATGGCGCTCCCATCCCGCCGCTTCTGTTCGAGATGCTGGATCGGATTCTCGGGAATCCACGCTTGACCAATCTGCGAGGGCTTGCGCTGGAGGTGGACACGAAGGCGGTTCCGCTGATCGTGAAAGAATTCTCGGAGTTTCAGGAACGTTATGCGCGAGTTTTCTCGCAGGGGCGGCGACCCAAGAAGACGCTCTGTTGGGATGAGGAGACGCAAACGACTCAAAAACAATGCACGTCGGCCGCCGTCAGATCGGCGCTCGAATCGGCCTACGAACGATATGCCCGCGTCGTTTCCGGACAAGCTGAGCCGGGCGGACCGGAGTGGACCCAGCCGACAGCCTGCATCGATGAGCTGGACCTGTATCGATCCGTCTATCTTCCTTACGAGGTCCTGTTCTGGGGAGGCGACGTGCGCGCGATGTTTCCGGAATCCTGCGGACGGCTCGACGAGAAGAGGGTGCCGCTCTCCACGTTCGTGTCCTTTTGGTTTGAACGTCCCAGGACGATGGAAGGTTCGTACGATTTCTTTCTGGTCAAGATATCGATGTTCGTGGAATTCGTCCGCCAAGCGGTTCCGGAATTGATCGATGTCGCCGAACGGGAGGCCGACGAACTCAGACGGGCCTATGACCTTGCCAACGAGCCGTCTCCGCAGGCGGTAGGGTGGGTGTGA
- a CDS encoding CBS domain-containing protein: protein MAANHGDTVVAHMMTPGVVQIPGDVSVTEAASLMERERMPCLLVKDTEASYGLMTPTDIVRKVVAQGLEPDDIEVRTIMTQPVQFIEYDRLVDEASTLMMSSGSPILIVTKEQLPVGVLTVRDLILSPQRRAVQIPAVIQVLEESDPPRECQAVIVQLSHVGALVQSLLSLLPDTPVLLSFSLPDFVTPLTIRGTVVAHPGRIGSTGDTLRSSQATTEIQFSDLSPSDQSKIKAWMLQHATTDRDLP, encoded by the coding sequence ATGGCCGCCAACCACGGGGATACAGTGGTCGCCCATATGATGACACCAGGCGTCGTTCAAATTCCCGGCGACGTTTCCGTCACAGAAGCGGCCTCGCTTATGGAACGGGAACGGATGCCCTGTCTGCTTGTCAAGGACACAGAGGCGTCTTACGGGCTCATGACGCCCACGGATATCGTCAGGAAAGTGGTGGCCCAGGGCCTGGAACCGGATGATATCGAAGTAAGAACGATCATGACCCAACCGGTGCAATTCATCGAGTATGATCGTCTAGTCGATGAGGCCTCCACACTCATGATGTCCAGCGGCTCGCCTATCCTGATCGTGACAAAAGAGCAACTGCCGGTCGGCGTCCTCACCGTCAGAGACTTGATTCTCTCCCCTCAACGGCGGGCGGTGCAAATTCCGGCCGTCATTCAAGTGCTGGAGGAAAGCGATCCGCCGCGCGAGTGCCAGGCCGTCATCGTGCAACTCAGTCACGTTGGCGCGCTGGTCCAGTCTCTCCTCTCCTTGCTACCCGACACTCCCGTCCTCCTGAGTTTTTCTCTTCCCGATTTTGTCACACCCTTGACCATCCGAGGAACGGTCGTGGCCCACCCTGGACGGATCGGAAGCACCGGCGATACCCTTCGGTCTTCGCAAGCGACTACCGAAATTCAATTTTCCGACCTTTCCCCGTCGGACCAGTCGAAAATCAAGGCTTGGATGCTCCAGCACGCGACAACCGATCGCGACCTCCCGTAG
- a CDS encoding LOG family protein, which yields MNISTRSQQIRERLSPSKEEILQQVGALLDRPEDDLRLTLMKELLCNLFKLHDANLDLLDLKIVNRAVKELRHAFCVFRSYRDRKKISIFGSARTPSDDPNYQLASRFARAVVRAGFMVITGGADGIMRAAQEGAGRENSFGVNIMLPFEQGPNNIIADDPKLITFKYFFTRKLMFQKEADAIALFPGGFGTHDEGFEILTLAQTGKSDPQPIVCLQTPDCDYWNDWEGFIRKQLLERRLINEDDLSLFAIMDSADAAVDHILRFYRRYHSIRFVGRQLSMRLNSPISPEQLEFVRERFGDLLAEGRFELRGPLEEELDEPALQHLPRLVFTFNRRSAGRLRQLIDHLNSL from the coding sequence ATGAATATATCCACGCGATCTCAGCAGATTCGTGAGCGCCTCTCCCCGTCCAAAGAGGAAATCCTCCAACAGGTCGGCGCCTTGCTCGACAGGCCGGAGGACGATCTGCGCCTCACGCTCATGAAAGAACTGTTGTGCAACCTCTTTAAGCTCCATGATGCGAATCTCGATCTGCTCGATCTCAAAATCGTCAACCGAGCGGTCAAGGAGCTTCGCCACGCGTTTTGCGTGTTTCGAAGTTATCGCGACCGGAAAAAGATCAGCATCTTCGGCTCGGCCAGAACGCCGTCGGATGATCCCAACTACCAATTGGCCTCCCGCTTCGCGCGAGCCGTTGTCCGAGCGGGGTTCATGGTCATCACCGGAGGAGCGGACGGGATTATGCGCGCCGCCCAGGAAGGGGCCGGACGCGAGAATAGTTTCGGCGTCAATATCATGCTCCCCTTTGAGCAAGGCCCCAACAACATCATCGCCGACGACCCGAAACTGATCACGTTCAAGTATTTTTTTACCAGAAAATTGATGTTTCAAAAGGAAGCGGATGCCATCGCGCTGTTTCCCGGCGGATTCGGCACCCATGACGAAGGCTTCGAGATCCTGACGTTGGCTCAAACCGGAAAAAGCGATCCGCAACCGATCGTCTGCCTTCAGACGCCGGACTGTGATTACTGGAACGATTGGGAGGGGTTCATCAGAAAGCAACTCTTGGAACGCCGGCTGATCAACGAAGACGACCTGAGCCTGTTTGCGATCATGGATTCCGCCGATGCGGCCGTCGATCACATTCTCCGCTTCTATCGTCGGTACCACTCCATCCGGTTCGTCGGACGGCAGTTGTCCATGCGGCTGAACTCGCCCATTTCCCCCGAACAGCTCGAATTCGTTCGGGAACGGTTCGGCGATCTCTTGGCCGAGGGCCGATTCGAATTGCGCGGCCCCTTGGAGGAAGAGCTCGACGAACCGGCGTTGCAGCACCTGCCTCGGCTGGTGTTTACGTTCAACCGTCGGAGCGCGGGACGACTCCGTCAGTTGATCGATCATCTCAACTCGCTCTGA
- a CDS encoding rhomboid family intramembrane serine protease translates to MIPLHDDNPTERTPFITVLLIITCVAIFLYQESLPGRAGELFVFQYGAIPAVIFGNATFPDDFSVAVPASLTLVTSMFLHGGWMHLLGNMLYLWIFGNNIEDAMGHVKYLVFYVLSGILAALSHALIDPSSTIPMVGASGAISAVLGAYLLLYPRAHVLVWLMGLGIARVPAGIVLGMWFVTQLVSGGMSVGASGGGVAFFAHIGGFVAGMALIGLFKRPDVPFFSPSRPYDRWDR, encoded by the coding sequence GTGATCCCTCTTCATGACGACAATCCCACCGAGCGCACTCCTTTCATCACCGTGTTACTGATCATCACGTGCGTTGCGATTTTTCTTTATCAGGAATCGCTGCCGGGCCGAGCGGGGGAACTTTTTGTGTTTCAATACGGCGCGATCCCCGCCGTAATCTTCGGGAATGCCACGTTCCCTGACGACTTTTCCGTGGCCGTGCCGGCGAGTCTGACGTTGGTCACCAGCATGTTTCTCCATGGCGGGTGGATGCATCTGTTGGGCAACATGCTGTATCTCTGGATCTTCGGGAACAACATCGAGGATGCCATGGGGCACGTGAAGTACCTCGTCTTTTACGTGTTGTCCGGCATTCTCGCGGCGTTGAGCCATGCCCTCATCGATCCTTCCTCCACAATTCCCATGGTGGGGGCAAGCGGAGCCATTTCTGCCGTGTTGGGAGCCTATCTGCTGTTGTATCCCCGTGCCCACGTGCTGGTCTGGCTGATGGGCCTAGGCATCGCTCGAGTCCCGGCCGGTATTGTATTAGGCATGTGGTTCGTCACCCAATTGGTGAGCGGCGGCATGAGCGTCGGGGCTTCCGGCGGCGGTGTCGCCTTTTTTGCCCACATCGGCGGATTCGTCGCGGGTATGGCGCTGATCGGCTTGTTTAAACGGCCCGACGTTCCCTTCTTTTCGCCAAGTCGTCCCTACGACAGATGGGATCGATGA
- a CDS encoding 5-(carboxyamino)imidazole ribonucleotide synthase, with product MAQAILEPGSVLGVLGGGQLGAMFAGAARRMGYRVAVWDPDPDAPAHAVADRSFVSSFSDSQSFEAFSRFVHAITFEWENVPADLCERFEQSHPVRPSSAVLRIIQDRISQKQFLSAVSLPVPDFVALDSPTQLAEAVKQIGLPAVCKTVRSGYDGKGQWIIRQPAEIERVAHELQQTKPSCSKWILEQLVTFEREVSVLVVRGHDGECRTYPAAHNLHEGGVLRLTCVPSSLQPDTERTVTFLARQAVEKLNGIGVFCVEFFQTADGFLINEIAPRPHNSGHYTMDACTVSQFEQQVRVLCGLPLGEIRLLSPAAMVNLLGAEAQTVTTGRQYRELTSIPGAVLHLYGKRVARPGRKMGHVTFLAERAEETVERAARLMRLLEQSEERLLHRSHLS from the coding sequence ATGGCGCAGGCGATTCTCGAACCAGGCTCGGTTCTCGGCGTATTAGGCGGCGGGCAGTTGGGGGCGATGTTCGCCGGCGCGGCGCGGCGAATGGGTTATCGCGTTGCCGTGTGGGATCCCGATCCCGACGCACCGGCTCATGCCGTCGCGGACCGATCGTTCGTTTCCTCTTTCTCCGATTCTCAGAGTTTCGAGGCCTTTTCCCGTTTTGTCCACGCGATCACGTTCGAATGGGAAAATGTCCCCGCCGACCTGTGTGAGCGGTTCGAGCAGAGCCATCCGGTCAGGCCGTCGTCGGCAGTCCTCCGCATCATTCAAGATCGAATCTCACAAAAACAGTTCCTCTCGGCCGTCTCTCTGCCGGTTCCGGATTTTGTCGCCCTGGATTCACCGACGCAACTGGCCGAAGCCGTGAAACAGATCGGTCTGCCGGCCGTGTGCAAAACCGTGAGGTCCGGCTATGATGGAAAAGGGCAATGGATCATCCGCCAGCCGGCCGAAATCGAAAGGGTTGCCCATGAATTACAACAAACGAAACCCTCGTGCTCCAAGTGGATTCTCGAACAATTGGTGACATTTGAGCGCGAGGTGTCGGTCCTCGTTGTTCGGGGGCATGACGGCGAATGTCGCACATACCCTGCAGCGCACAACCTGCACGAAGGCGGAGTCCTGCGTCTGACGTGCGTCCCCTCCTCCCTCCAGCCCGACACCGAACGGACCGTCACGTTCCTTGCTCGGCAAGCGGTCGAGAAGTTGAACGGAATCGGCGTCTTTTGCGTCGAATTTTTTCAAACGGCTGACGGGTTTCTTATTAATGAAATCGCTCCGCGCCCCCATAACTCAGGCCACTACACCATGGATGCCTGCACCGTCTCGCAGTTTGAACAGCAGGTTCGTGTTCTCTGCGGCCTGCCGTTGGGAGAAATACGCTTGCTCAGTCCCGCCGCAATGGTCAACCTGCTTGGCGCCGAGGCGCAAACCGTGACAACCGGGCGCCAATACCGTGAGCTGACCTCCATTCCGGGGGCGGTGCTGCACCTGTACGGGAAACGGGTTGCGCGCCCTGGAAGAAAGATGGGACACGTCACTTTTCTTGCCGAACGCGCCGAAGAAACCGTCGAGCGAGCCGCTCGGCTCATGCGCTTACTGGAGCAGTCGGAAGAACGGTTGCTTCATCGATCCCATCTGTCGTAG
- the purE gene encoding 5-(carboxyamino)imidazole ribonucleotide mutase: MKQQSRRRSQDGSLSDDREPLVGVLGGSKSDFPILEKAGAILTELNVPYELLVVSAHRTPDRLFEYAASAADRGIEVIIAGAGGAAHLPGMLAAKTHLPVIGVPIPTEHLRGLDSLLSIVQMPRGIPVATVAIGGGENAGLLAAQILAGRYPDIAERVKQYRHRQTETVLNSPEAGGAKTFSSSTHRE; encoded by the coding sequence ATGAAGCAGCAGTCAAGACGACGTTCTCAAGACGGCTCTCTGTCGGATGATCGGGAGCCTCTGGTGGGAGTCTTGGGAGGAAGCAAGTCCGACTTCCCAATCCTTGAAAAAGCCGGTGCGATCTTAACTGAACTGAATGTCCCCTATGAATTGCTGGTCGTCTCGGCACATCGCACTCCGGATCGATTATTCGAATATGCTGCCTCGGCCGCTGATCGTGGCATTGAGGTGATCATCGCCGGCGCCGGAGGGGCGGCTCATCTTCCGGGGATGCTCGCTGCCAAAACTCATCTTCCCGTCATTGGTGTCCCTATCCCAACCGAGCACCTGCGCGGTCTTGATTCCTTGTTGTCCATTGTTCAAATGCCGAGAGGAATTCCGGTGGCGACGGTGGCGATTGGGGGAGGCGAAAACGCGGGATTGCTTGCGGCGCAAATTCTTGCCGGACGATATCCGGACATTGCCGAGCGAGTCAAACAGTATAGGCATCGGCAGACCGAGACTGTGCTCAATTCTCCGGAGGCCGGTGGAGCCAAGACATTCTCTTCCTCAACTCACCGTGAATGA